In Gordonia iterans, the following proteins share a genomic window:
- the panD gene encoding aspartate 1-decarboxylase, whose protein sequence is MFRTMMTSKIHRARVTQADLHYVGSVTVDQDLLDAAGLLEGEQVHIVDIDNGARLETYVIAGERSSGVIGINGAAAHLVHPGDLVILIAYGMLSEEELASYSPKVVFVDEHNRQVSLTDDPADVPADSGLKDPRQLAGASA, encoded by the coding sequence ATGTTCCGCACCATGATGACGTCCAAGATCCACCGGGCCCGCGTGACGCAGGCCGATCTCCACTACGTCGGCTCGGTGACCGTCGACCAGGATCTGCTCGACGCCGCCGGTCTGCTCGAAGGCGAGCAGGTCCACATCGTCGACATCGACAACGGCGCTCGCCTGGAGACGTATGTGATCGCCGGCGAGCGCAGCAGCGGCGTGATCGGAATCAACGGCGCGGCAGCGCATCTCGTCCATCCCGGCGACCTGGTGATCCTGATCGCCTACGGCATGCTGAGCGAGGAGGAGCTTGCGAGCTACTCGCCGAAGGTGGTCTTCGTCGACGAGCACAACCGCCAGGTCTCGCTCACCGACGATCCGGCCGACGTGCCCGCGGATTCCGGACTCAAGGATCCCCGGCAACTCGCCGGTGCGTCTGCCTGA